Proteins co-encoded in one Montipora capricornis isolate CH-2021 chromosome 12, ASM3666992v2, whole genome shotgun sequence genomic window:
- the LOC138027306 gene encoding GFP-like fluorescent chromoprotein FP538 codes for MALPKEMKLTYHMEGNVNGHFFIIKGEGVGEPHEGTHTIQLQVVEGSPLPFSPDILSTVFQYGNRCFTKYPPNIVDYFKNSCSGGGYTFGRSFLYEDGAVCTASGDITLSADKKGFEHKSKFLGVNFPADGPVMKKETTNWEPSCEKMTPNGMTLIGDVTGFLLKKDGKRYKCQFHTFHDAKQKSKNMPMPDFHFVQHKIERKDLTGPMQTWQLTEHAAACKNCFTE; via the exons ATG GCTCTACCGAAGGAGATGAAACTGACGTACCACATGGAGGGGAATGTTAATGGGCATTTCTTTATAATCAAGGGCGAAGGCGTTGGAGAGCCTCACGA AGGGACACATACTATTCAGCTGCAAGTGGTTGAAGGGAGTCCACTGCCATTCTCCCCTGACATATTGTCGACTGTGTTTCAATACGGAAACAGGTGCTTCACTAAATATCCCCCCAACATAGTTGACTATTTCAAGAACTCATGTTCTGGTGGAGGATATACATTTGGAAGGTCTTTTCTCTATGAAGATGGAGCAGTTTGCACAGCCAGTGGAGATATAACATTGAG CGCTGATAAGAAAGGCTTTGAACACAAATCCAAGTTTCTTGGAGTCAACTTTCCTGCTGATGGACCTGTGATGAAAAAGGAGACGACTAATTGGGAGCCATCCTGCGAGAAAATGACACCTAATGGGATGACATTGATAGGGGATGTCACTGGGTTCCTTCTGAAGAAAGATGGTAAACGTTACAAGTGCCAGTTCCACACATTTCACGA TGCAAAGCAGAAGTCGAAAAACATGCCAATGCCAGACTTCCACTTCGTGCAACATAAGATAGAAAGGAAAGACCTGACCGGTCCTATGCAGACATGGCAACTGACAGAACATGCTGCTGCATGTAAAAACTGTTTCACTGAGTGA